A single Nostoc sp. PCC 7107 DNA region contains:
- a CDS encoding lipopolysaccharide assembly protein LapB yields MSQTRNRWIVRVILALAVLMFVGVSIIPIISAFNSPTPTSQNTAPKGNLASSDQKSKLQDEVRGYELVLQREPENQTALKGLLQARLQLLSLNQGDVQGVIAPLEKLAKLNPERSEYGVLLAQAKQQIGDKEGAAQAYRTILDTKPGDLKALQGMVALLLDQQRPEAAIGLLQETLNNATQANNIQPGSVNAIAVQVLLGNVYAAQKRYPQAANVYDQAIKKDPKDFRPVLAKAMLLKEQGKTTEAKPLFNSAVNLAPAQYRDEINKAATASATPSPAATSAPAPGNTPKP; encoded by the coding sequence GTGTCTCAAACGCGTAATCGTTGGATAGTGCGAGTCATCTTGGCATTAGCAGTTCTCATGTTTGTAGGTGTATCTATAATTCCTATCATTAGCGCTTTCAATAGCCCGACACCGACAAGCCAGAATACTGCTCCCAAAGGTAACTTGGCCTCCTCTGACCAAAAATCAAAATTGCAAGACGAAGTACGGGGTTATGAACTAGTTTTACAACGGGAACCTGAAAATCAAACTGCCCTTAAAGGTTTATTACAAGCGCGGCTACAACTTTTAAGCCTGAATCAAGGTGATGTTCAAGGAGTAATTGCCCCTTTAGAAAAATTAGCTAAACTCAACCCCGAAAGGTCGGAATATGGAGTCCTCTTAGCTCAAGCCAAGCAACAAATTGGCGATAAGGAAGGAGCCGCCCAAGCATATCGCACAATTCTTGATACTAAACCCGGTGATTTGAAGGCTTTACAGGGTATGGTAGCGCTGCTACTAGACCAACAACGCCCAGAAGCTGCGATCGGTCTATTACAAGAAACTTTAAATAATGCTACTCAAGCCAATAACATTCAGCCGGGAAGCGTGAATGCGATCGCTGTACAGGTGCTGTTAGGCAATGTCTATGCTGCTCAAAAACGCTATCCCCAAGCTGCTAATGTCTATGACCAAGCAATTAAGAAAGATCCCAAGGATTTTCGCCCAGTCTTAGCGAAAGCAATGTTATTAAAGGAACAAGGGAAAACAACTGAGGCAAAACCTTTGTTTAATAGTGCAGTAAATTTAGCGCCTGCTCAATATCGAGACGAAATTAACAAAGCCGCCACTGCTTCCGCCACTCCTTCGCCTGCTGCAACTTCCGCACCTGCCCCAGGAAATACTCCCAAACCATAA
- a CDS encoding IS5 family transposase (programmed frameshift) — MARKSYPTDLTDMEWEILAPLIPPAKEGGHPRTTDMREVCNAIYYHLKTGCQWNMLPGDFPPSSTVYNYYRKWQRKGVWEKLNHSLRGQVRLKLGKSTQPSALAADSQSVKTDPKKGDVYGFDGGKKVKGRKRQTLVDSLGLLLKVVVSEANAPERVLAAYALMELLEERPELLEKVEVLWVDSGYDGDKFALCVWLMIQAHVEVIRRTESEFQVLPKRWVVERTFGWFNQYHRLSKDYERLPEMSEAAIYAVMTRIMLRRLVV; from the exons ATGGCGCGAAAGTCTTACCCCACAGACTTAACAGATATGGAGTGGGAAATCCTAGCCCCCTTGATTCCACCAGCGAAAGAAGGAGGACACCCGCGCACAACTGATATGCGGGAGGTATGCAACGCTATCTACTATCACCTGAAGACAGGATGCCAATGGAATATGCTTCCGGGAGACTTCCCGCCCAGCTCAACTGTATACAACTACTACCGCAAATGGCAGCGCAAAGGGGTATGGGAAAAATTAAACCATTCATTACGCGGTCAGGTTCGCTTAAAATTAGGTAAATCAACACAACCCAGCGCCCTCGCCGCAGACAGTCAGTCAGTTAAAACTGACC CAAAAAAGGGGGATGTGTACGGTTTTGATGGCGGTAAAAAGGTAAAAGGGCGAAAGCGACAGACTTTGGTTGATAGCCTGGGATTATTGTTGAAAGTGGTTGTAAGTGAAGCAAATGCCCCAGAGCGAGTGCTTGCTGCCTATGCTTTGATGGAATTGTTAGAGGAGCGTCCTGAATTACTTGAGAAAGTTGAAGTTTTATGGGTTGATTCCGGTTATGACGGTGATAAGTTTGCTCTTTGTGTTTGGTTGATGATCCAAGCTCATGTTGAAGTCATACGGCGTACCGAGTCAGAATTTCAGGTTTTACCGAAACGTTGGGTAGTCGAAAGAACATTTGGGTGGTTTAACCAATATCATCGTCTCAGCAAAGATTATGAGCGCCTACCCGAAATGAGTGAAGCTGCTATATATGCTGTTATGACTCGGATTATGTTGCGTCGTCTTGTCGTCTAA
- a CDS encoding XisI protein codes for MAKVEQYRQLIRELLQAYSEIKSSNEEVEAEVIFDQEHDRYQLVHVGWSNKRRVYGCVLHLDIQNEKIWIQHDGTEGGIADELTSRGVPKQDIVLAFHSPFKRQFTEFAVS; via the coding sequence ATGGCAAAAGTAGAACAATATCGGCAACTTATTCGAGAACTTTTACAGGCTTACAGCGAAATTAAAAGTAGTAACGAAGAAGTCGAGGCTGAAGTTATTTTTGATCAAGAGCATGATCGCTATCAATTAGTTCATGTCGGCTGGTCAAACAAACGGCGTGTATATGGTTGTGTTTTACACTTAGATATTCAAAACGAAAAAATCTGGATTCAGCACGATGGTACTGAAGGCGGTATTGCTGATGAACTTACTAGCCGGGGTGTACCAAAACAAGATATTGTCTTAGCCTTTCATTCTCCTTTTAAACGACAATTTACAGAGTTTGCAGTTAGCTAA
- a CDS encoding DUF2382 domain-containing protein: MINNIEHINQKPSINNLLATLKIKVAGFDVIDNQGQLVGKVKDLILDNQRQLNLVISQQVNIIQKSEQPVIKEKLAVVWSQKIQKIDTISKSIFLNIDTAAIEYMPEDLKHQIIGYQVLSDNTNEKLVQAKIENSSMETANLEEFSEETIVRLLEEKLVVDSGIHKIGEVIVRKEIETRMIQVPVRREKLIVEQVSPQHKQLAEIDLGLEEISEIALTDAGSTAGSSFASDLAVSGEFSSPKIASLLLNAIALEKNHGCQRVRVSILCEDESLKHKYQEWFDRCSQGQQDKFV, from the coding sequence ATGATCAATAATATTGAACATATTAACCAAAAACCTAGTATTAATAACTTATTAGCAACCTTAAAAATCAAGGTCGCAGGTTTTGATGTTATAGATAATCAAGGTCAACTGGTTGGCAAAGTCAAAGATTTAATCTTAGATAATCAGCGGCAACTAAATTTAGTTATCTCCCAACAGGTAAATATTATCCAAAAAAGCGAACAACCAGTAATTAAAGAAAAGTTGGCTGTAGTGTGGAGTCAAAAAATTCAAAAAATCGACACTATTAGTAAATCTATTTTTTTAAACATAGATACAGCAGCAATTGAATATATGCCTGAAGATTTAAAACATCAAATCATTGGATATCAGGTATTATCTGATAATACTAACGAGAAATTAGTCCAGGCTAAAATAGAAAATAGTAGTATGGAAACAGCTAATTTAGAAGAATTTTCGGAAGAAACAATTGTACGTTTACTAGAAGAAAAGTTAGTAGTTGATAGTGGTATACATAAAATTGGCGAAGTAATTGTTCGTAAAGAAATTGAAACCCGGATGATACAAGTTCCTGTCCGACGTGAAAAGTTAATTGTGGAACAAGTTAGTCCACAACACAAGCAGCTTGCAGAAATTGATTTAGGTTTAGAAGAAATTTCTGAGATTGCTTTAACTGACGCTGGAAGTACAGCAGGTAGTAGCTTCGCCAGTGATTTAGCAGTGAGTGGAGAATTTAGCTCACCTAAGATCGCCAGCTTACTATTAAATGCGATCGCTCTCGAAAAAAATCATGGCTGTCAGCGAGTGCGAGTATCTATTTTATGTGAAGATGAATCACTCAAACACAAATATCAAGAATGGTTTGACCGCTGTTCTCAAGGTCAACAAGATAAATTTGTGTGA
- a CDS encoding DUF2382 domain-containing protein, translating into MALYKLNEFDPNYSDSFPEKDIKGLGVYTEGTDEKIGTVNDVLVDDEGHFRYLVVDLGFWIFGKKVLLPVGRSRIDYGRDRVYAVGMTRDQAEDLPEFDERQVDYDYEERVRGVYRNPKYSTTAVDTATPVDTTATLDTDYTAATPVTTPNFTHDTYNYDQEPNLFGLNDRDHQTLRLYEERLVANKKRQKTGEVAVGKRIETETARVAVPVESEHVVIERITPDDAGRTISPGEADFREGEVARVEIYEETADIRKEAFVREEVRVRKVVEQDTVEAQETIRREELDVNAPGLPIEER; encoded by the coding sequence ATGGCTCTTTACAAATTAAATGAATTTGATCCTAACTATAGTGACTCTTTTCCAGAGAAGGATATTAAAGGGTTAGGCGTATATACAGAAGGAACTGATGAAAAAATCGGTACAGTCAATGATGTTTTAGTAGATGACGAAGGACATTTTCGTTATTTAGTTGTTGACTTAGGTTTCTGGATTTTTGGTAAAAAAGTATTATTGCCAGTAGGTCGAAGCCGTATTGATTATGGCCGCGATCGCGTCTATGCTGTTGGCATGACAAGAGACCAAGCAGAAGACTTACCAGAATTTGATGAACGCCAAGTTGATTACGATTATGAAGAACGCGTACGAGGCGTTTATCGCAATCCAAAATATAGCACCACGGCTGTAGACACAGCCACACCTGTAGATACAACTGCAACATTAGATACAGATTATACAGCAGCTACACCTGTTACCACACCAAATTTCACCCATGACACCTATAATTACGACCAAGAGCCTAATTTATTTGGGTTAAATGATCGAGATCATCAAACCTTGAGGCTATATGAAGAGCGCCTAGTTGCAAATAAGAAACGTCAAAAAACTGGCGAAGTAGCTGTTGGTAAGCGCATAGAAACTGAAACTGCAAGAGTAGCAGTTCCCGTAGAAAGTGAACATGTTGTAATCGAACGCATTACCCCCGATGATGCTGGTAGAACTATTTCTCCTGGCGAAGCTGACTTCCGTGAAGGGGAAGTTGCGCGTGTAGAAATTTACGAAGAAACTGCTGACATTCGCAAAGAAGCATTTGTCCGAGAAGAAGTTAGAGTCAGAAAAGTGGTAGAACAAGATACCGTTGAGGCTCAAGAAACAATACGCCGGGAAGAGTTAGACGTGAATGCTCCCGGACTCCCCATTGAAGAACGCTAA
- a CDS encoding DUF2382 domain-containing protein: MPLYKLEEFDPQYRETFAGDDVKDLDLYTEGGIKVGSVSDVLVDQNGRFRYLVIDTGFDTFGKRILLPIGLSRINYPEKRVYVDGLSKQQVEMLPEYHESYTVDEDYEERVRNVFRPANTNLTYDRNTYNYQTEPNLYDLNEQNHQTLRLYEERLIANKHRVKTGEVTVGKHIETETARVTVPIQKERVIIERVSPAGTETFVEPDELHFQEGEVARIEVYEETPEIRKEAFVREEVRVKKLVERDTVEAEETIRREELDINTTGELHVDDAARNSQGTL, translated from the coding sequence ATGCCACTTTATAAACTCGAAGAATTTGACCCCCAATACCGCGAAACATTTGCTGGTGATGATGTTAAAGATTTAGATCTCTATACTGAAGGAGGAATTAAAGTTGGTTCAGTGAGTGATGTTTTAGTTGACCAAAATGGGCGTTTTCGCTATCTAGTTATTGACACAGGCTTTGACACATTTGGTAAAAGAATTTTACTACCGATTGGTCTTTCACGTATTAACTATCCAGAAAAACGGGTGTATGTTGATGGACTTAGTAAACAGCAAGTAGAAATGTTACCTGAATACCACGAAAGCTATACAGTTGACGAAGACTACGAAGAAAGAGTACGCAATGTATTTCGTCCAGCCAATACCAATTTAACTTACGATCGCAATACATACAATTATCAAACAGAACCGAATTTATATGATTTGAATGAGCAAAATCATCAAACTCTCAGACTTTACGAAGAACGGCTAATAGCTAATAAGCATCGCGTTAAAACTGGGGAAGTAACAGTTGGTAAACATATTGAAACAGAAACTGCGCGAGTTACAGTCCCCATTCAAAAAGAGCGTGTGATAATCGAGCGAGTTTCCCCAGCAGGAACAGAAACATTTGTCGAGCCTGACGAACTTCATTTTCAAGAGGGTGAAGTAGCACGCATAGAAGTATACGAAGAAACACCAGAAATTCGTAAAGAAGCGTTTGTCCGGGAAGAAGTACGAGTTAAAAAATTAGTAGAGCGAGATACAGTCGAAGCAGAAGAAACAATTCGACGAGAAGAGTTAGATATTAATACTACAGGCGAATTGCATGTAGATGATGCTGCTAGAAATAGCCAAGGGACTCTTTAA
- a CDS encoding ATP-binding cassette domain-containing protein, whose amino-acid sequence MSQNRPIAVEFRDVSFSRNRRNLVSNLNFSIDQGEALILLGRSGSGKTTTMKLINRLFTPTKGEVIFDSIPTNQWDEIKLRRKIGYVIQETGLFPHFTIERNVGLVPSLEAWKPKQIKTRVYELLQLVGLDPVQFAGRYPHELSGGQRQRVGVARALAADPPVLLMDEPFGALDPITRLELQQEFRRLQQELGKTVVFVTHDIQEAFVLASRIGLMYDGELVVLGTKEEFLRSQHPESLAFLECLRSLQDNL is encoded by the coding sequence ATGTCGCAAAATCGCCCAATTGCTGTTGAATTCCGCGATGTCAGCTTTAGCCGTAACCGTCGCAATTTAGTATCTAATCTTAATTTTTCTATTGATCAAGGAGAAGCTTTAATCTTACTTGGACGTAGTGGTAGTGGCAAAACCACGACAATGAAGTTAATTAATCGTCTTTTTACACCGACAAAAGGCGAGGTAATTTTTGATAGCATCCCGACAAATCAATGGGATGAAATTAAACTGCGGCGGAAAATTGGTTATGTAATTCAAGAAACTGGTTTATTTCCGCATTTCACTATAGAACGCAATGTTGGTTTAGTTCCGAGTTTAGAAGCTTGGAAACCAAAACAAATTAAAACACGAGTTTATGAATTGTTACAATTGGTGGGTTTAGATCCTGTGCAGTTTGCAGGGCGTTATCCCCACGAACTTTCAGGCGGTCAAAGGCAAAGGGTAGGTGTAGCGAGGGCGTTAGCCGCAGATCCGCCGGTTTTGTTGATGGATGAACCTTTTGGCGCACTTGATCCTATCACCCGCCTAGAATTGCAACAGGAGTTTCGGCGGTTACAGCAAGAACTCGGTAAGACAGTGGTTTTTGTGACGCACGATATTCAAGAAGCTTTTGTTTTAGCATCGAGAATCGGTTTGATGTATGACGGTGAACTGGTAGTATTGGGTACAAAGGAGGAATTTCTGCGATCGCAACATCCAGAAAGCCTAGCGTTTCTTGAATGTCTGCGTTCTCTGCAAGACAATTTATGA
- a CDS encoding ABC transporter permease, whose amino-acid sequence MKDFFLIKYAPEIIQHTLEHLFLVGIAIGIATFIGIPLGILITRQPRLRQPILGLANVLQTIPSLALFGLLIPVPIIGGIGVVPAIVALTVYSFLPIIRNTYTGITSVDPAIIEAGRGMGMTDQQLLLQVEIPLAMGVILAGVRVATVIGIGIATIAAAIGAGGLGVFIFRGIAVVNNDLILAGAVPAAVIALIADLLIGLFEKRLKIKA is encoded by the coding sequence ATGAAAGACTTTTTCCTGATTAAGTACGCCCCAGAAATTATTCAGCACACGCTAGAACATTTATTTTTGGTAGGCATTGCTATTGGAATTGCAACATTTATCGGCATTCCTTTAGGCATTTTAATTACGCGTCAACCTCGCCTGCGTCAACCCATTCTCGGACTTGCTAATGTGTTACAAACTATTCCGAGTTTAGCCCTATTTGGATTACTAATTCCTGTACCTATAATTGGTGGTATTGGTGTTGTTCCGGCAATTGTGGCTTTGACTGTATACTCTTTTCTACCGATAATCCGTAACACATATACAGGCATCACTAGTGTAGATCCCGCTATTATTGAAGCTGGAAGAGGTATGGGGATGACTGATCAACAATTGTTGTTACAGGTAGAAATTCCCTTGGCAATGGGTGTTATTTTAGCTGGGGTAAGAGTTGCCACAGTGATAGGTATTGGGATTGCCACGATTGCGGCTGCTATTGGTGCTGGCGGTTTAGGCGTGTTTATTTTTCGCGGAATTGCCGTAGTAAATAATGATTTAATTTTAGCTGGGGCAGTGCCAGCAGCTGTTATTGCCTTAATTGCAGATTTGCTAATTGGATTATTTGAAAAAAGATTAAAAATTAAAGCTTAA
- a CDS encoding glycine betaine ABC transporter substrate-binding protein — MKRFLMFFILTFTLVVAIAACNPNSNNTTGDIVVASKDFTEQDILGELLAQQIEETTKLKVARRPRLGGSFVCHNAILAGKIDAYIEYTGTAFTGIIKQKAINDPKVVYEKLKQAYSQQFKLEVMPSLGFENTFAIVIRGEDARKYNLQTLSQAAQYTPQWRGGFGYEFLEREDGFPGLAKTYSLRFSKSPQIMDLGLIYRALVQKQVDMVAGNSTDGQIARLGLAVLKDDKQYFPPYEATPIVRQAVLDKYPELRSAIAQLSGKISADEMRQLNYLVEGELRDIKEVVREFRKSKSLVSRRGAEAQSF; from the coding sequence ATGAAAAGATTTCTGATGTTTTTCATTTTAACTTTTACTTTAGTCGTAGCGATCGCAGCTTGTAACCCCAACTCGAATAATACCACGGGCGATATTGTTGTTGCTTCTAAAGATTTTACAGAACAAGATATTTTAGGTGAATTATTAGCCCAACAAATTGAAGAAACAACCAAACTTAAAGTTGCCCGTCGTCCTCGTTTGGGTGGTTCTTTTGTCTGCCATAATGCTATTCTGGCTGGCAAAATTGATGCTTATATTGAGTACACAGGTACAGCTTTTACGGGAATTATCAAACAAAAAGCTATTAATGATCCGAAAGTAGTTTATGAGAAATTAAAACAAGCTTATTCCCAACAGTTTAAGCTGGAAGTAATGCCTAGTTTGGGTTTTGAAAATACTTTTGCCATTGTAATTCGTGGCGAAGATGCGAGAAAATATAATCTGCAAACTTTATCTCAGGCTGCACAATATACACCCCAATGGCGCGGCGGTTTTGGCTACGAATTTTTAGAACGAGAAGATGGTTTTCCGGGGTTAGCTAAAACATACAGTTTGCGTTTTTCCAAATCACCGCAAATTATGGACTTGGGTTTAATATATCGGGCTTTGGTGCAGAAGCAAGTAGATATGGTGGCGGGAAATTCGACTGATGGGCAAATTGCGCGTTTGGGCTTGGCTGTGTTAAAGGATGATAAACAATATTTTCCACCTTACGAAGCTACGCCAATTGTACGACAAGCAGTGTTAGATAAATATCCAGAATTAAGAAGTGCGATCGCTCAACTTTCTGGTAAAATTTCCGCAGATGAAATGCGGCAGTTAAATTATTTAGTTGAAGGCGAATTACGAGATATTAAAGAAGTTGTGCGTGAGTTTCGTAAATCTAAAAGTTTAGTCTCACGCAGAGGCGCAGAGGCGCAAAGTTTTTAA
- a CDS encoding phytochelatin synthase family protein — protein sequence MNIKLHKTLKTSVKAAIIWFCVSSGTVISQTLPVSSNLITFNSKEGEKLLIQSRAREDFFPLSMQFITQNNQAFCGVASSVMVLNGLGILAPETPQYSPYRVFTQENFFSNEKTKKVITPEVVSRQGITLEQLGGLIASYDVQVKVYHAADTNLEQFRKIVSENLKQPKNFVIVNYLRKEIGQEKGGHISPIAAYNEQTDRFLIMDVSRYKYPPVWVKAADLWKAMNTTDTTSGKTRGFVIVSKVN from the coding sequence ATGAATATTAAGTTACATAAAACTCTCAAAACAAGTGTTAAAGCTGCAATTATCTGGTTTTGTGTTTCAAGCGGAACTGTTATTTCTCAAACACTACCTGTCTCATCTAACTTGATTACTTTTAATTCTAAGGAGGGAGAAAAGCTATTAATTCAAAGTCGAGCTAGAGAAGATTTTTTTCCTTTAAGTATGCAGTTTATCACTCAAAATAATCAAGCATTCTGTGGCGTTGCTAGTAGTGTGATGGTGTTGAATGGTTTAGGAATCCTCGCACCAGAAACACCACAATATTCTCCCTATAGAGTATTCACCCAAGAAAACTTTTTTAGCAATGAAAAAACTAAAAAAGTTATTACACCTGAAGTTGTTTCACGCCAAGGAATAACTTTAGAGCAATTAGGAGGATTAATTGCCAGTTATGATGTCCAAGTTAAGGTTTATCATGCTGCCGATACTAATTTAGAACAGTTTCGTAAAATAGTATCTGAAAATTTAAAGCAACCTAAAAACTTTGTAATCGTAAACTATTTACGTAAAGAAATCGGTCAAGAAAAAGGTGGACATATTTCACCCATCGCTGCTTACAATGAGCAGACAGATAGATTTTTGATTATGGATGTTTCTCGTTATAAATATCCGCCAGTGTGGGTGAAAGCCGCAGATTTATGGAAGGCTATGAATACTACAGATACAACTTCAGGTAAAACACGCGGCTTTGTTATAGTTAGTAAAGTTAATTAA
- the ggt gene encoding gamma-glutamyltransferase, which yields MQIFAKAKQVVFTVFSLTVLCYSQVASATTTLPLRSKKGMVVSAHPLASEAGLLMLRQGGNAVDAAVATTFAISVVEPFSAGIGGGGFLLLHSEKTGEMKALDFRERAPIKATRNMYLDADGKVRPNASVNGYLAVATPGTVAGMYEVHRRYGKLPWKEVVKPAIALAKNGFILSNELSWRSLQVYENRKPVILQNSAASAIFTRNGEFYQPGERLVQRDLAHTLESIAENPQSFYTGKIARAIASDMAKNGGLITLDDFKAYKPIWRNPLCGSFRQAKVCSMPPPSSGGVHLLQILNIIGDSDLPAWGWHHPNSLHLMAEAMKIAYADRSQYLGDPDFVKVPVQALINPAYAKQRRQEINLDMAKPASQIKPVAPETLKRFGQVSNQIIPLPNKLLQLQATRYESAETSHLCVVDEQRNAVSLTFTINLGFGAGVVTPGTGILLNNEMDDFAAAPGVPNAFGLVGNEANAIAPRKTPLSSMTPTIITENNHLRMAVGAPGGSTIITQVLQVILNVLEYKMDVGAAVSVPRIHDQWLPDELRVEPWGLDALTLQDLRRRGHNIKENDPWGNVNAIAVKADGSLEAAADPRGEGSPRGW from the coding sequence ATGCAAATCTTTGCTAAAGCCAAACAGGTTGTATTTACCGTCTTTTCCCTTACTGTTCTCTGTTATAGCCAAGTTGCATCAGCAACTACCACCTTACCCCTACGCAGCAAAAAGGGAATGGTAGTATCTGCACATCCCTTGGCTAGTGAGGCGGGACTTTTGATGTTACGCCAGGGTGGTAATGCTGTTGATGCAGCAGTGGCGACAACTTTTGCGATATCTGTAGTTGAGCCTTTTTCAGCGGGAATTGGTGGCGGGGGTTTTTTGCTACTGCATTCGGAGAAAACTGGCGAGATGAAAGCTTTGGATTTTCGGGAACGCGCACCTATTAAAGCTACAAGGAATATGTATTTGGATGCAGATGGAAAGGTGCGTCCGAATGCAAGTGTGAATGGTTATTTGGCGGTGGCGACACCTGGAACGGTTGCGGGGATGTATGAGGTGCATCGCCGTTATGGTAAATTGCCGTGGAAGGAAGTTGTTAAACCAGCGATCGCACTGGCGAAAAATGGCTTTATCCTGAGTAATGAGTTAAGTTGGCGTTCACTTCAAGTTTACGAAAATCGTAAGCCAGTAATTCTCCAAAATTCCGCCGCTAGTGCTATTTTTACCCGCAATGGCGAATTTTATCAGCCTGGAGAAAGATTAGTGCAACGGGATTTAGCACATACTTTAGAAAGTATTGCCGAGAATCCCCAAAGTTTTTATACTGGCAAAATTGCCCGTGCGATCGCATCAGATATGGCAAAAAATGGTGGTTTAATTACTTTAGACGACTTCAAGGCATATAAACCTATCTGGCGAAATCCTCTTTGCGGTAGTTTTCGCCAAGCTAAAGTTTGTTCAATGCCTCCACCATCATCAGGCGGCGTTCATCTATTGCAGATTTTAAACATTATCGGTGACAGTGATTTGCCAGCTTGGGGATGGCACCATCCTAATAGTTTACATTTAATGGCAGAAGCGATGAAAATTGCCTACGCCGATCGCTCACAATATTTAGGTGATCCTGATTTTGTCAAAGTGCCTGTACAAGCCCTGATTAACCCAGCTTACGCCAAACAGCGCCGTCAAGAAATTAACTTGGATATGGCGAAACCTGCATCCCAAATCAAGCCAGTAGCACCAGAAACGCTGAAACGCTTTGGCCAAGTTAGTAATCAAATCATCCCTCTACCCAACAAATTATTACAATTGCAAGCCACTCGCTATGAATCTGCTGAAACTAGTCATCTTTGCGTTGTGGATGAACAACGCAACGCTGTCAGCCTAACTTTTACAATTAATCTTGGTTTTGGTGCTGGTGTGGTGACACCAGGAACAGGAATTTTACTCAACAATGAGATGGATGATTTTGCTGCCGCGCCAGGAGTACCTAACGCCTTTGGCTTAGTTGGCAATGAAGCGAATGCGATCGCACCCCGCAAAACTCCCCTGTCGAGCATGACTCCGACAATCATTACAGAAAATAATCACCTCCGCATGGCAGTGGGGGCCCCTGGTGGTAGCACAATTATCACTCAGGTTTTGCAAGTGATTCTCAATGTGCTGGAATACAAAATGGATGTTGGTGCAGCTGTCTCCGTACCACGCATACATGATCAGTGGCTTCCTGATGAGTTGCGTGTCGAACCTTGGGGTTTGGATGCTTTAACTCTGCAAGACTTACGTCGCCGTGGACACAACATCAAAGAAAATGATCCTTGGGGTAATGTTAACGCGATCGCCGTCAAAGCAGATGGCAGCTTAGAAGCAGCAGCCGATCCTCGCGGTGAAGGTTCGCCTAGAGGCTGGTAA
- a CDS encoding DUF1802 family protein has protein sequence MNLTTTLYALKEWSVAINALESGKTIMLLRKGGIHEQNGRFQVAHEQVLLYPTFEHQQPFLLKSEYADFVCPVTPGWHPETIRIGSWAEITDILPISEESTVNALLPFHIWNEHFICDRLKWKPRQPLYILLLRAYKIPQVQEIPYLSQYGGCKSWIDLAQPINIEGVKPVLSDSHYSEIVNKIRTIIGDFIKC, from the coding sequence ATGAATTTGACTACGACTTTATATGCTCTCAAAGAATGGTCTGTGGCGATAAATGCTTTAGAAAGTGGCAAAACCATTATGTTGCTACGTAAAGGTGGTATTCATGAGCAAAATGGCCGTTTCCAAGTTGCCCATGAGCAGGTTTTACTTTACCCAACTTTTGAACATCAACAGCCATTCCTGCTAAAATCAGAATATGCTGACTTTGTTTGTCCAGTAACTCCTGGCTGGCATCCAGAAACGATTCGCATTGGCAGTTGGGCAGAGATTACAGATATTTTGCCGATTAGTGAGGAGTCGACTGTTAACGCTTTACTCCCCTTTCATATCTGGAATGAGCATTTTATTTGCGATCGCTTGAAATGGAAACCACGTCAACCTTTGTATATACTTTTGTTACGGGCTTATAAAATACCCCAGGTTCAAGAAATCCCCTACCTTTCCCAATATGGCGGTTGCAAGTCATGGATCGATTTAGCGCAACCAATTAACATCGAAGGCGTAAAACCTGTTTTGTCAGATTCTCATTACTCCGAAATAGTCAACAAAATTCGCACGATTATTGGTGATTTTATTAAGTGCTGA